The genomic segment TCCTCTACGGCGCCAGAACCCCGGCCGACCGGGTCTATAAATATCAGTTAAGCGAATGGGAAAAGAAAACCGACCTGAAACTGATCCAGACGGTGGACGTGGCCGACCAGGATTGGACCGGGAACGTGGGGGTGGTCACCACTTTGTTCCCCAAGCTTAAATTAGACATCCCCAACACCGTGGTCTACACCTGCGGGCCGCCCATCATGATCAAGTTCGTGATCGTCGAACTGCTTAAATTAGGTCTGCCGGAGAAACAGATAGTGTCCACCCTGGAGCGCTACATGAAATGCGGAGTAGGCAAGTGCGGGCACTGTTGCATCGGGAACAAGTATGTCTGCACCGAGGGGCCGGTGTTCGACTACACCGAGATCAAGGGGCTGGCCGAAGAGGCGTTCTAAACAGAGAACAATGAACAATGAGCAATGAACATTGGCCAAATTGCGAGGCGCCATTGTATGCTCATAAGGGGCCGAAATGTCCGATCTGATAGAATATCTGTGTTCTTTGAACGAAAGATCGCTGATCATCGGGGTGGGCAACCCCTTAAGGGGGGACGACGGGTTCGGCCCGGCGCTGATCGCGGGGCTAAACGGCCGGGTTGGCATAAGACTATTGGACGCCGAGGAGATCCCGGAAGCCTTCCTTGATAAAGCGGTGGAAATGTCCCCGGACAAGCTTTTGATCGCCGACGCGGTGGCCCTGGGCGGCCTGCCCGGGGAAGCGGCCCTGATGCCGCCGGAATCACTGGGACAGAAGATCGCCATCTCCACCCACAACCTGCCGCTTTTAATGTTCATCAAGTTCTTTAAGGAACAAAGCCCCAAGACCGAGGTGATGCTGCTGGGGGTCCAGCCCAAGGGCATAGAATTCGGAAAAGAGCTGAGCCCGGAGATAAAGAAGACCATAGACAGCCTGGTTGATATACTGACAGCCAAATAAAACGGACCTAACCCTTGATCCCTTCCCCGCAAGGGAAGGGGAAATAGTAAACAAAAGATAAAAGATATGTTACCCATTCTCCTATTTACAATGTTGCTGCTGCCCTTTGCCGGGGCGCTGATCTCGCAGTGGCTGCCGGAAAAAAGGCAGGACGGCTTTGCCGCTGTCATAGTCTCTCTGGTTTGCGCAGCCTCGCTATGGGCGGTGTTCCTGGGATTGGGCAAAAGCTTCCATCTCAATGTCCTGCCTTGGTGGCCCTGGCTGCCCCAGGGCACTGAAGTGATGGGTCTGCATTTGGATCCGTTGTCCACGGTCCTGCTTTTAGTGACCACCATCATCGGGCTGGCGGTGACATTTTTCGCCCGTGACTATCTAACGCCCCAAAATAGGTACCATCCCATCGAGGGCGGCAAGCGGCGTTTCTACCTGTGGCATTTGCTGTTTGTGGGGGCCATGGTGGGGGTGGCGGTCTCGCCGAACTTCCTCCAGATGTTCATCTTCTGGGAGCTGACCACCATCTGCTCCTGGGCGCTGATATCCTACTATCACAACCATGAATCCCTGGAGGCCGGGTTCGAGGCCCTGATCAAGACCTTCTTCGGGGGCATCTTCTTCCTGATCGCGCTGATAGTGATCTTCGTCAACGCCGGTAGCTTCGACTTCGACGCCATCAATCTTTTGACTCCCCAGTTGAAGACCCTGGTCTTCATCCTGTTCCTGATCGCGGCCTGGGCCAAGTCCTCCCAGATAGTCTTCTTTGCCTGGCTGCCCAACGCCATGGCCGCGCCCACTCCGGTCTCCTGCTATCTGCACGCGGCGGCCATGGTCAAGGCCGGGGTCTATTTAATGGCCCGGGTGGCCATCTCCACCGTGGGCTTTTCCTACGGGCTGGGGCTTTTAGTGGCGGCCTTCGCGGTGTTCACCATGCTGGCCTCGCTGTTTTTGTTCTTCTTCCAGACCGACCTTAAAAAATTCCTGGCCTATTCCACCATCGCCCATCTGGGTTATATCTTCCTTGGCATCGGGCTGGGGGTGATGGGCAGCTATTACGGCTATCAGGGCGCCATTTTGCACATCATCTGCCACGCCCCGGCCAAGGCTCTGCTGTTCATCTGCGTGGGGGCCATCGCCTATTCCACCGGCACCCGCAACATGGACGAACTGGGCGGCCTGGCCAAGGCCATGCCCCTGACCTCCATCGCCTTCATCGTCGGCGCTTTGGGGGCGACCGGCATTGCTCCGCTTTCTTGTTTCTGGTCAAAGCTGTTTTTGATGGAAGGCGTGATCGAGATCGGCGGCAAGACGGCCGTATTTTTGATGATCCCTTTCGTGGCCGAGATCATCATCGCCTTCGCCTGGTATTTCTTCATCGCCCACAAGGTATTCTTCGGCGAGCCCTCGGCCAAAGTGAACCGGGTGATCGCCCTGCCGCTGACCTCCAAGATCATTTTGATCGCGCTGATGGCGCTGACCGTAATCGCCCCGCTGGTGGGCCTGCCGCTGGTGAAATTAGTCAGGTGAGCCCGATACAGTTTAAAAGGTTGAAAATGTTTGAAAAATGGTTTGTTTATGGCGGATGGTTTATGGGGGGCGGACAATCAAGGCGGATTTACGCTGATTTATATTTAGGGCTGGCAACCCTTCCGACTGCGCCATACGGCTTCCGCCTACGTCCGCTTTGTGCGGATTAATGCGGACAG from the candidate division TA06 bacterium genome contains:
- a CDS encoding hydrogenase maturation protease, with the protein product MSDLIEYLCSLNERSLIIGVGNPLRGDDGFGPALIAGLNGRVGIRLLDAEEIPEAFLDKAVEMSPDKLLIADAVALGGLPGEAALMPPESLGQKIAISTHNLPLLMFIKFFKEQSPKTEVMLLGVQPKGIEFGKELSPEIKKTIDSLVDILTAK